The nucleotide sequence GGTGGGGGAGCCCACCGCACGCCGATCACACCAGCGAGCTGCCATGACCGCGACCTCCGCCACCGCCAACCGTGTCCAGAGCCGTACGGGCGGCCCCAAGGACGACGGCCCGAAGATCGTCGAGCACATCATGGGCTGGACCCTGGTGGTGGTCGTCGCGATGCTGGTGACGCAGTTGGGTCTGCTGTGACCTGATCCGCCGCTCGATTCTGTCGATCAGAGTCGAACAAGCAGGTGGTAAGGGTCTGCCATACTGCGGTTGTTCCGCTGGCAGTTGGAGACCAGGACCGAAATTGAATAGTAGTCAACAGCGTGGTGTCGAACCGCCGCGGGCCCGCGGGACCGACCGTTCGCTGGCGCGCCGCGCCGAACTCATCTCCATCGGGCGCAAGTTGTTCGCCGACACGTCGTACGACACGCTGTCGATGGACGACATCGCGCGGCAGGCGCACGTGGCCAAGGGACTGATCTACTACTACTTCAAGTCCAAGCGCGGCTACTACCTCGCGATCGTCGAGGACTCGGTCGCCGATCTGATCACCTTCGCGGCGAGCGGCCTCCAACTGCCGCCCGTGGAGCGGGTGCACCGGACCATGGAAAGCTATCTGCGCTACGCGGAGGACAACCAGGCCGCGTATCGCACGATCGTCACCGGCGGCGTCGGCTTCGACGCCCAGGTGCACGCCATCCGGGACGGCGTCCGCGAGGCCATCGTCGCCACCATCGCCGAGGGCGCGTACGGCAGGAGCGACATCGAACCGGTGGCCCGCATGGGCCTGTTCGGCTGGGTGTGCGCGGTCGAGGGCGCCACCCTCGACTGGATCGGCCGCCCGGAGCTGCCCCGCGACACCATGCGCGATCTGTTCGTCAAGATGCTGGGCGGCTCGCTGCGGGCCATCGAGGAGCTGGCCCCGGCCTACCTCGCACCGGAACCCGCCCGCCGCGACACCTGAGCGGCGCCGGAGCCGGCGACACCCGGCGAACGCACTCGGGGTGGGGGTCCGGTGAGCGACTCCCACCCCAAGCCCCCGTAGCGGCGGCTACTTGATCGCCTTGATCAGCTCACCGTTCGCCGTGTCCCCGCTGAGCTCCCAGAAGAACGTGCCGCCCAGACCCTGTGCGTTCTTGTAGGCCATCTTTCCCTTGATGGTCTGCGGGGTGTCGTAACTCCACCAGTCGTCACCGCACTTGGCGTACGCGGTGCCGCCGACGATTCCGTTGGCCGGGCACGTCGCCTTCAGGACCTTGTAGTCCTCGTAGCCCGCCTCGTACGTCCCCGCCGCCGGACCGGTCGCGGTGCCGCCGGGCGCCGACCGGGTCACACCGGTCCAGCCGCGTCCGTAGAAGCCGATGCCGAGCAGCAGCTTGGACGGCGGGACGCCGAGGCTCCTCAGCTTCTTGATGGTGGCAGCGGTGTTGAACGCCTTGTCGGCGATGCCGGGGTACGGGTACAGCGGGGAGTGCGGGGCGGTGGTCGCGTCCCACGAGCCGAAGTAGTCGTACGTCATCGGGTTGTACCAGTCGACGTACTTCGCGGCGCCCGCGTAGTCCGCCGCGTCGATCTTTCCGCCGCTCCTGGCGTCGGCAGTGATCGCCGCGGTGACCAGCTCCTTCTTGCCGAATCGTTTACGCAGTGCCGCCATCACGTCCTCGAAGGCTTCGCTGCCACTTGTGTCGCAGGTGAGGCCGCAGGCGTTCGGGTACTCCCAGTCGATGTCGATGCCGTCGAAGACGTCCCTCCACCTGGAGTTCTCGACGAGGTCGTAGCAGGAGTTCGCGAAGGCCTCGGGGTCCTTCGCCGCCTCGCCGAAGCCGCCGGACCAGGTCCAGCCGCCGAAGGACCAGATGATCTTGAGGTTCGGGTGCAGCTTCTTCAGCTTGCGCAGCTGGTTGAAGCTGCCGCTCAGCGGCTGGTCCGCGGTGTCGGCGACACCGTCCACGGACTCCTCGGCCGTGAAGGGCTTGTCGGTGTCCGCCCAGGGGTCGCCGATCGCGCACTTGCCGTCGACGACGTTGCCGAACGCGTAGTTGATGTGCGTGAGCTTCTTCGCCGAGCCGGACGTCTCGATGTTCTTGACGTAGTACTGGCGGCCGTAGATGCCCCAGTCGATGAAGTAGCCGACGACCTTCGAGTGGGGCGCGCCGGGCGCGTGCGGCCGGGTGCCGGACTTCGCGGCGGTGGCGGTCGCGGTTCCCGCTCCGGCGAGGAGCCCGGCGCCGAGGGCGGCGCAACACGTGGCGGCGACAAGCGTTCTGACGGGGACGCGGGAGCTGTGCGGTCTGAGCATCGTGACTCCGGGGGAGGGGAGCATGGCGGGGAGGATGGGTGCTGCCTGGACCTGCTGTGCCGATGGCATGAACACGGTGGCGCGTTGTGGGGGAGACCGTAGTGGACTAGACCACTGGGGTCAATGGTTCGGACCAATCGCGGCGGGGTGCGGGCGGGCCGTCCAATGTGTCCCAATGAACGCTCGTTAACTGGTGACTCGCTGCTCCGGATCGGGCATACTCCAAGCGCCACCGCCGCTGATCAGCGGCTTCCGTGATCCGGAGGAGGACCATCGGCTGTGGCACGTGAGACCCGGTGGCGCCACTTCATCCCCTGTGCGTGTCCGCCGTAGTGCCCGACAGGGAGGAGAGCGTCGCCATGTCCGACCGCGCCCCGCAGCCGGTGGATCGTCAACTGCCCACGGAAGAGGCCCGGGATCTGATCTCGCTCGTCCGGGAGATCGCGCAGCGGGAGATCGCCCCGCACGCGGCCGAGGAGGAGGACGCCGGCCGCTTCCCGCGCGAACTCTTCGGCCTGCTCTCGGAGTCGGGACTGCTCGGCCTGCCGTACGACTCGGAACACGGCGGCGGTGACCAGCCGTACGAGGTCTATCTCCAGGTCCTGGAAGAGCTCGCCATGGCCCGCCTCACCGTGGGCCTCGGTGTGAGTGTCCACACCCTCGCGTGCCACGCCCTCGCCAACTACGGCACCAAGGAGCAGCAGGCCGAGCATCTGCCGGCGATGCTCGGCGGCCGTCTGCTCGGCGCGTACTGCCTCTCCGAGCCCGCGTCCGGATCGGACGCCGCGTCGCTGCGGACGAAGGCCGTGCGGGAGGGCGGGGGCCCCTCCCGCACGGGCGGAGCCGAGAGCGGGGGAGACTGGGTGATCACCGGCACCAAGGCCTGGATCACCCACGGCGGCATCGCCGACTTCTACACGGTCATGGCCCGCACGGGCGGCGAGGGCTCCCGGGGCATCACTGCCTTCCTGGTGCCCGGCGACGCCGAGGGGCTGAGCGCCGCGGCGCCCGAGAAGAAGATGGGCATGAAGGGCTCACCCACCGCGCAGCTCCACTACGACGGGGTGCGCGTCGCCGACAGCCGGCGCCTCGGCGAGGAGGGCCAGGGCTTCGCGATCGCCCTGTCCGCGCTCGACTCCGGGCGGCTCGGCATCGCGGCCTGCGCGATCGGCGTGGCCCAGGCGGCGCTGGACGAGGCGGTCGAATACGCCACCGGACGGCGGCAGTTCGGGCGGCCGATCGCCGACTTCCAGGGGCTGCGCTTCATGCTCGCGGACATGGCGACGCAGATAGAGGCGGGCCGGGCGCTCTATCTCTCCGCCGCCCGGCTGCGCGACGCGGGCCGGCCCTTCTCCAAGCAGGCGGCCATGGCGAAGCTGCTGTGCACCGATGCGGCGATGAAGGTCACCACCGACGCCGTGCAGATCCTCGGCGGATACGGCTACACGGCGGACTTCCCCGCCGAGCGGTACATGCGCGAGGCCAAGGTGCTCCAGATCGTCGAGGGCACCAATCAGATCCAGCGCATGGTCATCGCCCGTCACCTCGCGGGGCCCGAGTCACGCTGAACGAGCCGCGGAAGAAGTCGGGCACGGCGAAGGGATCCCTGGTGGTGTCGAACTGGTCGAGGCCGCTCGGCGGCGTCGCCAGTCGCACCCACTCCGGATCGTGACGCCCCGGCAGGGTGCGACCTCGGTCGGCCCAAGTCCGCAGCAGGGCCCGGTAGATCGGCGGGTCCTGCGGCTGGGCCGGCCCCTGAGGAAGCGATTCTGCCGAAGCCGGCACGAAAATGTGACGCCGACGCCCGGGCACCGAAAATGTTGGGGTCATACCGGGCCAACGCGCGTGCGGGTGGGCCGGTCACCACTCCCGGGAATCGTGCCTGAGTTCGCGACGCGACCGAACGGGGCAGGACGACGGGTCCTGCCCGCCGGGCACGCGGACGGCTCGCGCCGGACAGGCCCTGGAATCAGGCTGCTTGGCTCCGCATCACCGGCACAGGCATCGGGCGCGAGCCCGGGCCGCCGACGTGCGAGAAAGGCTGTGTGCGCCAGTCGAGGCCCTGGGGGAGCGTCAATAGAAGGGCGGTCTCCTGCACCTGCGGCTCGACGGACTCGTCCGCGGGCCGGGCGTCGCCGGCCGAACGGCCCGTGCCGGCGCAGACCGTGAGCCCGAACGGGTTCCACGGCGACACGACCAGCGCGTGCTCGGGCAGGTTGTCCTCGTCGGACAGCAGGGCGATGGGCTGGGCGCAGTCCGGGCAGAACACCCGGTACATGTCGAAGGTGTCGTACGCGTCGAACTCGTCGTCCGGTTCGACGCCCTCCGGCTCAAGATCGACGACCGCCTGGAGTCGCTTGGGTGCGGTACGACCAGGGCGCTTAAGACTCTGCATGGAATTCTCCCCCTCGGGCTGGGTCGTGAAGGCGCTGCGGCCTCCGACCACAGCAAGCACTTCCCGCCCCGTCCCGACGGTAATCGCGAGATCATCACAGAGCCTGTTCGGGTGCTGTGGTCTTCGTCACATGCCGCCCGCAGATGCCCGGCGCGGCGACGCTGTCACCCGTATGGCGTACAGACGGCCCTCGGTCACATCACGAACCGGGCATGACCAGCGCCGCTCGGGTACCGGAGGCGATCAACCGCCCTGTAGGTTCTTGCGCCATGGAGGAGCTGGACCGACAGATCGTGCAGCTGCTCGTCGCGGACGGGCGGATGAGCTACACCGACCTGGGCAAGGCCACGGGCCTGTCCACGTCGGCGGTGCATCAGCGTGTGCGCCGACTTGAGCAGCGTGGCGTCATCCGGGGCTATGCCGCGGTCGTCGACCCGGAGGCCGTCGGGCTGCCCATGACCGCGTTCATCTCGGTCAAACCCTTCGACCCCAGCGCCCCCGACGACATCGCCGAACGCCTTGCCGGCGTCCCGGAGATCGAGGCCTGCCACAGCGTGGCCGGCGAGGAGAACTACATCCTCAAGGTTCGCGTGGCGACCCCGCACGAACTGGAGGAACTCCTGGCCCGACTCCGGTCCCTGGCGGGGGTGTCGACGCGCACGACGGTGGTCCTGTCCACGCCGTACGAGGCGAGGCCGCCGAGAATCTGACCGGTACGGTCGGCCGCCGGCACGCCGCGTACAGGGGGCGCGGAGTCGTTCGTGCGCGCCCTACGCGCCGGCGTCGGCCGATCGACCGCATTCCGGTCCGCCGGCCACGGCTGTGGACAGTCGTTGTTGCGCAGGGCGGAACGGGCGGGTGTGGCCGACAGCGCCGGGTGTCTTGGAAGCGCGGCCCAGGTGCGGCGCACCGCCCGGTACACGCGAAACTGTCCCCATGAGTGATCGCACCGCCCCGTCGAAAACCGTGTTGCTCCGCGGTGGAGAAGTCCACAGCCCCGCCGACCCGTTCGCCACCGCGATGGTCGTGGAACACGGCCAGATCGCCTGGGTCGGCTCCGAGGGCGCCGCCGACGCCTTCGGTGCCGGCGTCGACGAGGTGATCGACCTCGAAGGCGCCCTGGTCACCCCTGCGTTCACCGACGCCCACGTGCACACCACGGCCACCGGCCTCGCACTCACCGGCCTCGACCTCTCCGCCGCCCCCACCCTGGACGCCGCCCTCGTTCTCGTACGGGAATTCGCGGCAGCCCGCCCGGCCGACCGCGTCCTCCTCGGCCACGGCTGGGACGCCGCCCGCTGGCCCGGCGGCCGCCCACCGACCCGCGCCGAACTCGACGAGGCCACCGGTGGCCGCCCGCTCTACCTGAGCCGGATCGACGTCCACTCGGCGGTCGTCAGCACGGCCCTGCTCGACCTGGTCCCGGGCGCCGCCGCCTTCGAGGACGGCCCCCTCACCAGGGACGCGCACCACGCCGTACGTGCCACCGCCCTCGGTGCCGTCACCGCCGCCCAGCGCACCGAGGCCCAGCGGGCCGCCCTCGCCCACGCCGTGTCGCTCGGCATCGGCTCGGTCCACGAGTGCGGGGGCCCCGAGATCTCCTCCGAGGACGATTTCACGGGGTTGCTGCGGCTCGCCGCCGAGGAGCCCGGCCCGCGCGTGGTCGGCTACTGGGCGGAGCGCGACGTCGAGAGGGCGCGTGCCCTCGGGGCCCTCGGAGCTGCTGGCGACCTCTTCGTCGACGGAGCCCTCGGCTCGCACACCGCCTGTCTGCACGAGCCGTACGCCGACGCCGCGCACACCGGCACGGCGTACCTGGACGCGGCGGCCGTCGCCGCCCATGTGGTCGCCTGCACCGAGGCGGGCCTTCAGGCGGGCTTCCACGCCATCGGGGACGCCGCGGTGAGCTCCGTCGTCGAGGGAGTGCGCGCGGCCGCCGAGAAGGTCGGCCTGCCCCGAGTGAGGGCCGCCCGGCACCGCGTCGAGCACGCCGAGATGCTCACCCCCGAGACCGTCGCCGCCTTCGCCGAACTCGGCCTCACCGCCTCCGTCCAGCCCGCCTTCGACGCGCTGTGGGGCGGTGAGGAGGGCATGTACGCCCAGCGGCTGGGCGTGCAGCGCGCCCGCGCCCTCAACCCGTTCGCGGCCCTGCTGCGCGCCGGCGTGCCCCTGGCCTTCGGCTCCGACAGCCCGGTCACTCCCCTCGATCCGTGGGGCACCGTTCGCGCGGCGGCCTTCCACCGCACGCCGGAGCACCGGGTGTCCGTGCGCGCCGCGTTCACGGCGCACACGCGGGGCGGCTGGCGGGCGATCGGACGGGACGACGCGGGCGTCCTCGTACCGGGCGCGCCCGCGGACTACGCCGTGTGGCGTACCGGCGAACTCGTCGTCCAGGCCCCCGACGACCGCGTCGCCCGCTGGTCCACCGACCCCCGTTCCGGCACCCCCGGTCTGCCCGACCTGAGCCCCGGTGCCGACCTGCCCGTCTGTCTGCGGACCGTGGTGGCCGGGCGAACGGTTTTCGTACGGCCGGGTGAGTGATCTCCCACCCGGGCGCGGAGCCGAACACGGCTCCACGGCGCGCCGCGCGACCTGTGGCTCCTCCCCTCCGACCAGGCCTTTGTTGGTAACGCCGCAGGTCAGGAGGCAGTTGACAGTTGGCCGCAGGAGGCGGGTAGGTTCTGCCGGGTCCACCACCGGACGTCCGACCGGGAACTTCCGCGCGGTCGTCGGAGCGCCACTGGGTCAGGGATGGTATGCCGCACCGGCGCACCGCCACTGGGAGCCAGGCACAGGTTCGCGCTCCGGCGAGGGAACGTTCTGGCCCGGTCGGGTAGGTGTGACCCGGGTGGGGCCCGGACGCTCAGTAGACAACGGCTTTCGGTCGACCCGCAGCCAGCGGGCCCCAGGTCGGCCCGAAGGGCGTCGGGCCCCCATCCGCAGTGGACGGCATCCGTACCCCGTCCCGTCCCGCGTGGCCACGAGATGTGTTCTGCGGCGTCATGTGTCCTGCGGCAGTGCACAGGCTGCTCAGAGCGCGCTTCCGCACGCCTCCTGTCGAATCGACACCTCTCTGGACACCGGCCGACACTCCATCGCAGGCCGTGGCCACTATGGTGGTTCCTTGCGCACGGAGGACTTGAAGGGGCAGCAGTGAACGACGGCGACGGGACCCTCGCGGCGAAAGGCCAGGAGAGGCGGTTCGGCCCGCTCGGCACGGCCTTGGTGATCATCCCGACCTACAACGAGGCGGAGAACATCAAAGGGATCGTCGGCCGGGTGCGGAAGGCCGTTCCCGACGCGCACGTCCTGGTGGCCGACGACAACAGCCCCGACGGCACCGGCAAGCTCGCCGACGAGCTGGCCGCCAAGGACGACCGCGTCCAGGTGCTGCACCGCAAGGGCAAGGAAGGGCTGGGCGCCGCCTATCTGGCGGGTTTCCGCTGGGGCATGGAGCACGGCTACGGCGTCCTCATCGAGATGGACGCCGACGGCTCCCACCAGCCCGAGGAACTGCCCCGGCTGCTGACCGCGCTCAAGGGCGCCGACCTCGTCCTCGGCTCCCGCTGGGTGCCGGGCGGACGCGTGGTGAACTGGCCCAGGTCCCGCGAGTTCATCTCCCGCGGCGGCAGCCTCTACTCCCGTGTCCTGCTCGACGTCCCCGTCCGTGACGTCACCGGCGGTTACCGGGCCTTCCGCAGCGAGACCCTCGAAGGGCTCGGCCTCGACGAGGTCGCCTCCCAGGGCTACTGCTTCCAGGTCGACCTCGCCCGTCGCGCGGTCAAGGCGGGCTACCACGTCGTCGAGGTGCCCATCACCTTCGTCGAGCGCGAGCTGGGCGACTCCAAGATGAGCCGGGACATCCTCATCGAGGCGCTGTGGCGGGTCACGGCGTGGGGTGTGCGGGAGCGGGTCGGCAAGGTGCTGAGGCGGGACGACAGAGGATCCGCGGAAGGCAAACAGGGCTGAGACGTAGGGGCGTTCCGGCGGGCCCTGTGGGCTCTGTGGGCCCGTGGTGTGCCAACAGCCGTGCCTGATCATCCCCTTATCCCGTGCTGAGCCGGGGCCAGGCACACTGGGAGCATGACGACTGGCGCTCCGACCCCGACGTATCCCGCCCGGCCTCGGCGCTCCCGGCTGCGCACGTTTCTGCCGTTGGGTGTCGCCGCGTGGCTGGTGCTGGAGATCTGGCTGCTCACGGTGGTCGCGGGCGCGGCCGGTGGCTTCACGGTCTTCGTGCTTCTCGTCGCCGGATTCCTTGTCGGCTCCGCGGTGGTCAAGCGGGCCGGGCGGCGGGCGTTCCGGGTGCTGAGCGAGACGCTGCAACAGCAACAGCAACAGCAGCAGGACGGTGCGGGTGCGCCCGGCGCCGGGCGCGAATCGGGCAAGAGCGAGGGCAACGGGTTCCTGATGCTGGGTGGCCTGCTGCTGATGCTGCCGGGGTTGGTCTCCGACGCGGCGGGGCTGGTGCTGCTGATTCCGCCGGTGCAGAAGGCATTGGGGCGTTATACGGAGCGGGCCTTCGAGCGGAAGATCCGGGAGGCGGGTTCCGGGTCCCTCGGGGATGCCTTTCAGCAGGCCCGTATGCACCGGCCCGACGGCAAGGTGGTGCAGGGGGAAGTGATTCGGGACGATGAGCCTTCCGGGGGTGCGCCGTCCCAGGGGCCGCGCCCGCCGCTGAGCCGCTGAGCCGTTTTCTCGCCCCGCCGCGCCTGCCCGTCCCGCCTCCGGGGGCTGCCGCCCCTTCGGCCCTGCTTGGGCGGGCTCCTCTTCGGCCGCGGCCGAGTGGGGGTTCTCGCGCAGTTTCCCGCGCCTTCGGAGGGCGCGCAGGGCGCGAAAAAGACCGCGGGCGCCGTACAGGTTCGTACGGCGCCCGCGGTCATCTGTTGCGCTGTGTTGTCCGCCCGGCCCCCGGAGGGGCTACGCGGACTTGCGGCTGTCTCGCGGATGTACCGCGATGTTCATCGCGCCGGAGCGGAGAACCGCAAGACGCTCCTCAAGGACCTCTTCGAGTTCCTCACGGGTGCGCCGCTCCATCAGCATGTCCCAATGCGTACGCGCGGGCTTGGCCTTCTTTTCCTCAGGGCCGTCGCCGTCCACGAGGAGTGCTTGGGCCCCGCAGACCTTGCACTCCCACTCCGGCGGAATCTCCGCCTCGACCGAGAAGGGCATCTCAAAGCGGTGCCCCTTCTCGCATGCGTACTCCACGGCCTGGCGCGGAGCCAAGTCGATGCCGCGGTCCGTCTCGTAGCTGGTCACCACGAGGCGCGT is from Streptomyces sp. NBC_01314 and encodes:
- a CDS encoding SCO1431 family membrane protein, with the translated sequence MTATSATANRVQSRTGGPKDDGPKIVEHIMGWTLVVVVAMLVTQLGLL
- a CDS encoding TetR/AcrR family transcriptional regulator, translated to MNSSQQRGVEPPRARGTDRSLARRAELISIGRKLFADTSYDTLSMDDIARQAHVAKGLIYYYFKSKRGYYLAIVEDSVADLITFAASGLQLPPVERVHRTMESYLRYAEDNQAAYRTIVTGGVGFDAQVHAIRDGVREAIVATIAEGAYGRSDIEPVARMGLFGWVCAVEGATLDWIGRPELPRDTMRDLFVKMLGGSLRAIEELAPAYLAPEPARRDT
- a CDS encoding glycoside hydrolase family 18 protein → MLRPHSSRVPVRTLVAATCCAALGAGLLAGAGTATATAAKSGTRPHAPGAPHSKVVGYFIDWGIYGRQYYVKNIETSGSAKKLTHINYAFGNVVDGKCAIGDPWADTDKPFTAEESVDGVADTADQPLSGSFNQLRKLKKLHPNLKIIWSFGGWTWSGGFGEAAKDPEAFANSCYDLVENSRWRDVFDGIDIDWEYPNACGLTCDTSGSEAFEDVMAALRKRFGKKELVTAAITADARSGGKIDAADYAGAAKYVDWYNPMTYDYFGSWDATTAPHSPLYPYPGIADKAFNTAATIKKLRSLGVPPSKLLLGIGFYGRGWTGVTRSAPGGTATGPAAGTYEAGYEDYKVLKATCPANGIVGGTAYAKCGDDWWSYDTPQTIKGKMAYKNAQGLGGTFFWELSGDTANGELIKAIK
- a CDS encoding acyl-CoA dehydrogenase family protein; this encodes MSDRAPQPVDRQLPTEEARDLISLVREIAQREIAPHAAEEEDAGRFPRELFGLLSESGLLGLPYDSEHGGGDQPYEVYLQVLEELAMARLTVGLGVSVHTLACHALANYGTKEQQAEHLPAMLGGRLLGAYCLSEPASGSDAASLRTKAVREGGGPSRTGGAESGGDWVITGTKAWITHGGIADFYTVMARTGGEGSRGITAFLVPGDAEGLSAAAPEKKMGMKGSPTAQLHYDGVRVADSRRLGEEGQGFAIALSALDSGRLGIAACAIGVAQAALDEAVEYATGRRQFGRPIADFQGLRFMLADMATQIEAGRALYLSAARLRDAGRPFSKQAAMAKLLCTDAAMKVTTDAVQILGGYGYTADFPAERYMREAKVLQIVEGTNQIQRMVIARHLAGPESR
- a CDS encoding Lrp/AsnC family transcriptional regulator, whose protein sequence is MEELDRQIVQLLVADGRMSYTDLGKATGLSTSAVHQRVRRLEQRGVIRGYAAVVDPEAVGLPMTAFISVKPFDPSAPDDIAERLAGVPEIEACHSVAGEENYILKVRVATPHELEELLARLRSLAGVSTRTTVVLSTPYEARPPRI
- a CDS encoding amidohydrolase, producing the protein MSDRTAPSKTVLLRGGEVHSPADPFATAMVVEHGQIAWVGSEGAADAFGAGVDEVIDLEGALVTPAFTDAHVHTTATGLALTGLDLSAAPTLDAALVLVREFAAARPADRVLLGHGWDAARWPGGRPPTRAELDEATGGRPLYLSRIDVHSAVVSTALLDLVPGAAAFEDGPLTRDAHHAVRATALGAVTAAQRTEAQRAALAHAVSLGIGSVHECGGPEISSEDDFTGLLRLAAEEPGPRVVGYWAERDVERARALGALGAAGDLFVDGALGSHTACLHEPYADAAHTGTAYLDAAAVAAHVVACTEAGLQAGFHAIGDAAVSSVVEGVRAAAEKVGLPRVRAARHRVEHAEMLTPETVAAFAELGLTASVQPAFDALWGGEEGMYAQRLGVQRARALNPFAALLRAGVPLAFGSDSPVTPLDPWGTVRAAAFHRTPEHRVSVRAAFTAHTRGGWRAIGRDDAGVLVPGAPADYAVWRTGELVVQAPDDRVARWSTDPRSGTPGLPDLSPGADLPVCLRTVVAGRTVFVRPGE
- a CDS encoding polyprenol monophosphomannose synthase; protein product: MNDGDGTLAAKGQERRFGPLGTALVIIPTYNEAENIKGIVGRVRKAVPDAHVLVADDNSPDGTGKLADELAAKDDRVQVLHRKGKEGLGAAYLAGFRWGMEHGYGVLIEMDADGSHQPEELPRLLTALKGADLVLGSRWVPGGRVVNWPRSREFISRGGSLYSRVLLDVPVRDVTGGYRAFRSETLEGLGLDEVASQGYCFQVDLARRAVKAGYHVVEVPITFVERELGDSKMSRDILIEALWRVTAWGVRERVGKVLRRDDRGSAEGKQG
- the fxsA gene encoding FxsA family membrane protein, producing the protein MTTGAPTPTYPARPRRSRLRTFLPLGVAAWLVLEIWLLTVVAGAAGGFTVFVLLVAGFLVGSAVVKRAGRRAFRVLSETLQQQQQQQQDGAGAPGAGRESGKSEGNGFLMLGGLLLMLPGLVSDAAGLVLLIPPVQKALGRYTERAFERKIREAGSGSLGDAFQQARMHRPDGKVVQGEVIRDDEPSGGAPSQGPRPPLSR
- a CDS encoding RNA polymerase-binding protein RbpA; this encodes MSERALRGTRLVVTSYETDRGIDLAPRQAVEYACEKGHRFEMPFSVEAEIPPEWECKVCGAQALLVDGDGPEEKKAKPARTHWDMLMERRTREELEEVLEERLAVLRSGAMNIAVHPRDSRKSA